From Thiovulum sp. ES:
AACTTTGCATTTTCGCTACATTTCCTGAAAACCAATTTGCAAGTGAAGTATCTTCAACTTCTACAAAAATATTTGTGTAACTACTCTTAAATCTACCTTTTTTAATAGTAATATTAAAGTCCAATTCAGTAATATTGCTATCTTCAAAAGTTCCTTCTGCAAAAGTCTCTAAATCTCCAACACCTTTATCAATTGTGATTTTGTATGATTTGATTCCAATATTATCTTTTATTTTGAGTTTTATAGGGTCTTTCATATTCCAAAATTCAGCTTCTTCTATCTCAATTGTCGGCGAAACACTCTCAAACATATTTGACGAAAATAGAGAGTTTGCAATCCAAATCACTAAAATTAGACCTAGAACTTTACGACCAATTTTCTTCTTCTCTTTTGGTGGTTCTGGAATTTCTGGAAAATTAATTGCCATTATATCTCCTACATTATTTTATAGTTTAAGTAATATGATAACAAATTTGAGTAAATCCTAATTTGCGAATCAAGAATTTAAGATAAAATTTTGCATTCCCAAAAAACGGAGTTTTTATGAAAAAAAAGTTACTTATTTTATTTATTTTACCTATATTTTTTATAAGTTGTGGCGGAAATATTCTACCAAAACCAAAGCCACTAATTCAAGACCAAAACTTGCAAATTGTTAAAAATATAAAAGCAATTTCAGATTCCACATCGGTCGCATTTGAATGGGAAAAATCAAACTTTTCAGATTTAGCTGGATACAGAATCTACCGAGCAAAAGTAATTGGAGATGTTTCAGAAGAGCTTGTTCTTGTTGCTGTTATCGAAGAGCATGTTGCTACTCATTATGTCGATAAAGAGTTACTTGCAAATACAATTTACAAATATGCTTTTACAACTTTTACAGCTGATGGGCGAGAATCAAAAAGTTCAGAAACATTGCAAATTAAAACAAGACCTCTTATTTCCGCACCGCTCTATATTCACTCTGTAAAAGATTTGGCAAACAAGACAAAACTTCTTTGGCGACCTCATCCACAAGAGAATGTCTCTGGATATATAATTGAGAGACAAGATACAAACACAGGCGAATGGGAAACAGTTGGCGAACTTAATCACCGTTTTGAAGTAGAATTTATCGACAGAGAATTAGAAACAAATAAAATCTACAAGTACCGAGTATTCTCAAAAACTTTTGACGGAATGATTTCTGAACCAAGTGAAACAGTTGATGCAATTACAAAAGCAAGACCAAAAACAGTTTCCGAATTACGAGCAACAACAGACCTCCCACGGGAAATTAGAATTTCATGGAAAAGTGAAGCAGATTTAAAATACAGAATTTATAAAAGTGATAGCTTGGACGGAAATTTTAAATTTGTTGGCGAAACAGCAAAAAATAGTTTTTCTGACAAAGTTGAAGAAGATGGAGTTCAAAAATTCTATAAAGTCTCAACCGTTGATTCCACAAATCTAGAATCTTCTTTACCAGATTTACCAGTTTCAGGAATTACACTTTTCCCGCCAAAAGCACCTAAAATTATGGGTATTTCTCAAAAAGGGGTCGGTATTGAAATCTCTTGGGAAGCTACTGATAATCGAAGTCTAAAATATATAATTGAACGAAGCAGTGGTAGCTCTTGGAGTGGCGGTGAAAGTGTCAAATTTGAATCTACCGACACAACTTTTACAGACTCAAATCCTCCAAAAAACACTAAACTAACTTATAGAATTAGTGCAATTGATGAGCATGGTTTGATTTCAAAATTTTCAGAAGAGAAAGAGTTCTCAATTAAATGACAAAGGATTTTTATGACAAAAAACATTACTGAAATTTCAGAAAGCGAAAAAAAAGATATTTTTTACACTCTTGTTTCTCCGAGACCAATTGCATGGATTGTTACAGAATCAAAGAGTGGAGTTGTGAATATTGCACCATTCAGTTTCTATAATTTGATTTCAACAAAACCTGTTACTTTAATGGTAGCAATTGGAAATAAATTGGACGGAACTCCAAAGGATACTTTGCGAAATATTCGAGAAACAGGAAAAGCTACAATTTGCAATGTCATTCCTGCGGATTTAGAAAAGATGAAAAAAAGTGGAGAATCTCTTTCAGAAAATGAGAGCGAAGCGGAGAAATTTGGAATTGAGACTGAAAAAACTTTTGATGATTTTCCTCCACGAATTATAAATTCAACATCATCTATTTTCTGTACTTTTGCGGGTGAAATGGAGGGACTCCAGAGTAAAACAATTCCACTTTTTCTAATTGGTGCAAAACTTCATCTTGGCGATGAGGTCAGTGAAATTCAGCAAATTGCGACAACAAAAAACGGTTATGGTGAATGCTAGTCAAAACTTCGCAAAAGATTTTGATTGTTCGCCTCTCTGCTCTTGGCGATATTATTCACTCTTCTGCGGTTTTGCCTTTTATTAAAAAGGCAATTCCAGGAATTCAAATAGATTGGCTTGTTGAAGTTCAATTTCAACAAATCCTTGAAAATAATCCCTATATCCGACACATTCACACTGTTGATTTAAAACAGTTCAAACGAAACAAAAATTTTATAAATTTCCAAAAAGTCCTTTTGCAACTGAATAAGATTAGAATGGAATATAAATATGATCTTATTATTGATATGCAGGGGCTTTTAAAATCCTCTCTTATTTCAAGATACATCTCAAACAAGGTTCATGGATTTTCTTGGAATTCTGCAAAAGAGGGTTTCTGCTCTCTGTTTTACAACTCAACAACAAAAATTTCATACTCTGAAAATAAGATTTGGCGAAACTTCGCACTTGTGAATGATGCTCTCAATTTAGATTTTAAAGAAGAAGATATTCTTAAAAAACGACCTCATCTTTTTTGTATGAACTCTTTTCCAAAAGCAAAGGGGCAAATTATTTTTGTTATTGGTTCGAGCATGGACCAGAAAAATTATCCAAAAGAGAAATTTTTAGAACTTGCTAGAGAATTAGATAAGCCAATTTCTATTGTTTGGGGAAATGAAAAAGAGTTTGAAATTGCTGAATGGATTGCAAATAAAACTGGAAATGCAATTGTTGCACCAAAATTAAGTTTAAATCAACTCAAACACTATGTTTTATCGTCTGATTTAGTTATCGGAAACGACACGGGCCCAACTCACCTTGCTTGGGCGATGAATGTTCCATCAATCGTGCTTTTTGGAATGACACCAATTGAACAGATGATTGAGACAAATATAAATAAATATTTAAAATCAGAAAGTGAAGTTGATCCAGAAGATTTAGACAAAGACGACTACTCAATTTGTGATATTGAAGTTGGGGATGTTGTTAAACTCGCACTTCAATTATTGGAAAAGGAGGAGCGAAATATTACACATTAATTCACTTGCAATTGGAAAATTTGACGGTTTGCATTTAGGACATAGAGAGCTTTTCTCAAAACTCTCTAAAAATGGTGGAGTCTTGATAATAGACAAGAAACGAGAAAAATATCTTTTACCTCCAAAATACAGAGAAAACTTTTTAGAATTCCCAATTTTTTTCTATAAATTCGAGGATATTTTTCATCTTTCTGGTGGGGAATTTTTGGAAAAACTTATTTCTGATTTTCCAAATTTAGAACATATTGTTGTTGGATATGATTTTCGTTTTGGTGAAAATAGAACCTCATCGGCAAATGATTTGCACAAACTTTTTGATGGAAAAATATCAATTGTTGATGAGGTCAAAATCGATAATATTTCAGTCCATTCAAAAGAGATTGCAAACCGTTTAGAAAATGGAGAAATTGAAAAAGCAAATCTACTCCTTGGTAGGAATTACTCAATTTTTGCCAAACATTTTCGCGAACGAGGTTTAGGCAGTCAGGAAATTTTTCCAACTCTCAATTTGCAAAATAGAAATTTTCTATTTCCAAAAAGTGGAGTCTATAAAACAGAGACAAAAATTAAAAAAGAGGTTTTGGAGTCAATAACTTTTATTGGTAATCGTGAAAGTTCTGATAATAAATTCTCTTTTGAAACTCATGTTTTGGATAGAGATTTAGAAAACAGAAACTTTGGAGAAATCGAAACTCAATTTCTCTCTTTTATTCGTGAAAACAGGAAATTTGGAAATCTTTCTGAATTAAAAAAGCAAATTCAAAAAGATATTGATTTTGTTAAAAATTAAATCGGTGGGAGCTTGTAACCGTGAGGAAGCAGAATGAAAAACGAGGCATCTCTTTTCATTTTTCCTGCAAGTTCTCCCGCCTTATTTCCAAAACCAAAAAACAGATCAGCCCGAATTCGTCCCTTAATAGCACCGCCAACATCTTGTGCGATAAAAAGGTGATTCAAAATTCCATCATCAGACCCTTTTTCTTCGATAAAAACAGGCAAATTTAACGGGATAAATTTCCGATCAACTGCAATTGTGCTTCGTGGAACTAAATTTGTGCCAAGCGAACCAAGAGCAACTCCCGCACCAGTCTCTTCAAAAAATATAAAACTTCTGTTGTAGTAAAGCACATCATCGGCATGTTCTGGATTATCTCGTATCCAAGATTTTATATATTGTGCGGAGAGTTTGTAAAGCGGAACTTTGAATTTTTTATTGATATATTTTCCAATTGAACGGTATTTGTAGCCATTTTGACCAGCAAAACCGACTCCGATTTTTGAACCATCTCTTAAGCGAATTGTTCCAGAACCTTGAATATGTAAAAAAGCTCTTTCGACTCGATCTTCTACCCAGCAAATAACATCGGCATCAATTCCCTTGTCAATTTGTTCATGTGTTTTATACGGCAATCTATAATCTCGCGGTTTTTTGTAAATTGGATATTTAAAACGAGATGTCTTTTTTCGACTACCTTCCAAAAGCGGAACATAATATCCAGTAACAACACCGTCGAGTCTCTCGGTTTTATAATCAATAACAAGATACGGAGTAAAATTATTTTCAAAAAATAGCTTTATTTGATATGGAGAAACCTTTTCAGATTGGAGGAATTTTGCACGGTCGCAAATTTGTGGCACATTTGTTTCACTCTTTTTTTCA
This genomic window contains:
- a CDS encoding DIM6/NTAB family protein (PFAM: Flavin reductase like domain) — protein: MTKNITEISESEKKDIFYTLVSPRPIAWIVTESKSGVVNIAPFSFYNLISTKPVTLMVAIGNKLDGTPKDTLRNIRETGKATICNVIPADLEKMKKSGESLSENESEAEKFGIETEKTFDDFPPRIINSTSSIFCTFAGEMEGLQSKTIPLFLIGAKLHLGDEVSEIQQIATTKNGYGEC
- a CDS encoding fibronectin type 3 domain-containing protein — translated: MKKKLLILFILPIFFISCGGNILPKPKPLIQDQNLQIVKNIKAISDSTSVAFEWEKSNFSDLAGYRIYRAKVIGDVSEELVLVAVIEEHVATHYVDKELLANTIYKYAFTTFTADGRESKSSETLQIKTRPLISAPLYIHSVKDLANKTKLLWRPHPQENVSGYIIERQDTNTGEWETVGELNHRFEVEFIDRELETNKIYKYRVFSKTFDGMISEPSETVDAITKARPKTVSELRATTDLPREIRISWKSEADLKYRIYKSDSLDGNFKFVGETAKNSFSDKVEEDGVQKFYKVSTVDSTNLESSLPDLPVSGITLFPPKAPKIMGISQKGVGIEISWEATDNRSLKYIIERSSGSSWSGGESVKFESTDTTFTDSNPPKNTKLTYRISAIDEHGLISKFSEEKEFSIK
- a CDS encoding lipopolysaccharide heptosyltransferase I (PFAM: Glycosyltransferase family 9 (heptosyltransferase)~TIGRFAM: lipopolysaccharide heptosyltransferase I) — protein: MLVKTSQKILIVRLSALGDIIHSSAVLPFIKKAIPGIQIDWLVEVQFQQILENNPYIRHIHTVDLKQFKRNKNFINFQKVLLQLNKIRMEYKYDLIIDMQGLLKSSLISRYISNKVHGFSWNSAKEGFCSLFYNSTTKISYSENKIWRNFALVNDALNLDFKEEDILKKRPHLFCMNSFPKAKGQIIFVIGSSMDQKNYPKEKFLELARELDKPISIVWGNEKEFEIAEWIANKTGNAIVAPKLSLNQLKHYVLSSDLVIGNDTGPTHLAWAMNVPSIVLFGMTPIEQMIETNINKYLKSESEVDPEDLDKDDYSICDIEVGDVVKLALQLLEKEERNITH
- a CDS encoding FAD synthase (PFAM: Riboflavin kinase; FAD synthetase~TIGRFAM: riboflavin kinase/FMN adenylyltransferase), with the protein product MLLNSHFNYWKRRSEILHINSLAIGKFDGLHLGHRELFSKLSKNGGVLIIDKKREKYLLPPKYRENFLEFPIFFYKFEDIFHLSGGEFLEKLISDFPNLEHIVVGYDFRFGENRTSSANDLHKLFDGKISIVDEVKIDNISVHSKEIANRLENGEIEKANLLLGRNYSIFAKHFRERGLGSQEIFPTLNLQNRNFLFPKSGVYKTETKIKKEVLESITFIGNRESSDNKFSFETHVLDRDLENRNFGEIETQFLSFIRENRKFGNLSELKKQIQKDIDFVKN
- a CDS encoding membrane-bound lytic murein transglycosylase (PFAM: MltA specific insert domain; 3D domain); the protein is MKYFLPVLLILVTSCSQMNEKPMTWDKGGELATKIENRFPEISFSRNWINRGDMQMLEVDYREISSWDGDDLRGSLEAFVRGCEKKSETNVPQICDRAKFLQSEKVSPYQIKLFFENNFTPYLVIDYKTERLDGVVTGYYVPLLEGSRKKTSRFKYPIYKKPRDYRLPYKTHEQIDKGIDADVICWVEDRVERAFLHIQGSGTIRLRDGSKIGVGFAGQNGYKYRSIGKYINKKFKVPLYKLSAQYIKSWIRDNPEHADDVLYYNRSFIFFEETGAGVALGSLGTNLVPRSTIAVDRKFIPLNLPVFIEEKGSDDGILNHLFIAQDVGGAIKGRIRADLFFGFGNKAGELAGKMKRDASFFILLPHGYKLPPI